In the Perca flavescens isolate YP-PL-M2 chromosome 20, PFLA_1.0, whole genome shotgun sequence genome, one interval contains:
- the rtn1a gene encoding reticulon-1a isoform X2, with protein MQATADVTKKESSWSGWKGQAIDLLYWRNVKQSGAVFSSVLLLLFSLTQFSVVSVGAYLALAALSATISFRIYKSVLQAVQKTDEGHPFKAYLEIEIALSQDQISKYADKILLYTNTCMKELRRLFLVQDLIDSLKFAVLMWLLTYVGALFNGLTLLILAVVSMFTMPVVYEKHQAQIDQYVGLIRTQVNSVVGKIQAKIPGAKRKEE; from the exons ATGCAGGCCACTGCAGACGTTACCAAGAAGGAAAGCTCCTGGAGCGGCTGGAAGGGCCAGG CGATTGACCTGCTCTACTGGAGGAATGTGAAGCAGTCGGGGGCCGTGTTCAGCAGCGtgcttctgctcctcttctcCCTGACCCAGTTCAGCGTGGTCAGCGTCGGCGCCTACTTAGCCTTGGCAGCCCTCTCTGCTACCATCAGCTTCAGGATCTACAAGTCTGTGCTGCAGGCTGTGCAGAAGACCGATGAAGGACATCCTTTCAA AGCCTACCTGGAGATCGAAATTGCTCTTTCCCAGGACCAGATTAGTAAATATGCCGACAAAATCCTGCTGTATACCAACACCTGTATGAAGGAGCTCCGCAGGCTGTTCCTCGTACAAGACCTGATCGACTCTTTGAAG ttTGCTGTTTTGATGTGGCTGCTGACCTACGTGGGTGCTCTCTTCAACGGCCTGACACTGCTCATCCTAG CTGTGGTCTCCATGTTCACCATGCCTGTGGTCTATGAGAAACATCAG gCACAGATTGATCAGTATGTGGGACTAATACGGACCCAGGTCAACTCTGTGGTGGGAAA GATCCAAGCGAAGATCCCTGGGGCCAAGAGGAAGGAGGAGTAG
- the rtn1a gene encoding reticulon-1a isoform X3, giving the protein MGAAAIDLLYWRNVKQSGAVFSSVLLLLFSLTQFSVVSVGAYLALAALSATISFRIYKSVLQAVQKTDEGHPFKAYLEIEIALSQDQISKYADKILLYTNTCMKELRRLFLVQDLIDSLKFAVLMWLLTYVGALFNGLTLLILAVVSMFTMPVVYEKHQAQIDQYVGLIRTQVNSVVGKIQAKIPGAKRKEE; this is encoded by the exons ATGGGAGCCGCAG CGATTGACCTGCTCTACTGGAGGAATGTGAAGCAGTCGGGGGCCGTGTTCAGCAGCGtgcttctgctcctcttctcCCTGACCCAGTTCAGCGTGGTCAGCGTCGGCGCCTACTTAGCCTTGGCAGCCCTCTCTGCTACCATCAGCTTCAGGATCTACAAGTCTGTGCTGCAGGCTGTGCAGAAGACCGATGAAGGACATCCTTTCAA AGCCTACCTGGAGATCGAAATTGCTCTTTCCCAGGACCAGATTAGTAAATATGCCGACAAAATCCTGCTGTATACCAACACCTGTATGAAGGAGCTCCGCAGGCTGTTCCTCGTACAAGACCTGATCGACTCTTTGAAG ttTGCTGTTTTGATGTGGCTGCTGACCTACGTGGGTGCTCTCTTCAACGGCCTGACACTGCTCATCCTAG CTGTGGTCTCCATGTTCACCATGCCTGTGGTCTATGAGAAACATCAG gCACAGATTGATCAGTATGTGGGACTAATACGGACCCAGGTCAACTCTGTGGTGGGAAA GATCCAAGCGAAGATCCCTGGGGCCAAGAGGAAGGAGGAGTAG